Part of the Anguilla rostrata isolate EN2019 chromosome 10, ASM1855537v3, whole genome shotgun sequence genome, TTTAAATCGCCATTGCATCAGAACAAAGCACGTGATGACCACTGTTTCTGGAAATCTACACAAAATGTATACCTTTTTAACCCAAAAAAAGTGACTTGACATGATGAAGCTGCTGTTTAATACaaatttctctctctgcaggggaTATGGGAGTGGGAAAGTCATGTTTGCTTCACCAGTTCACAGAAAAGAAATGTAAGTACATGCTTTAATGTGTCCCAAAAGCTGCAAGTGAATGTGTCAGTATTGCCACTAATGGAATATATACTTAGTGGCCACTCTTGGGTACTCGTATAGTACCagagaggaccccccccccctcccctcttgtCTCCAGAACACCCTTGAATCTTTGCATGGATTCTACAAAgagctggaaacattccttagggattttgcTCCGTGCTGACTCTATAGTGATGCTCTCAGTTCCTGCTGATCCATTGCAGATGCTTGgtgacatggtgcattatcctgctggcAGGAGGGATAAAAAGGATGCAggtggtcagcaacaatgcttaggtattcTGTGGCATTTGAATGATGCTCACTTGGTATCAAGGGGCCTAGGAAACCATTCCCGCAGCATTATACCACCATTATCAGCCTGCACTGTTGACACAAAGTAGGGTGGATCCATGGGTTCATTCTGTGTATGCCAAATCCTGACCCTAGCACCTAAATGTTGCAGCAGAAATCGAGATTCGTCTGACCATGCAACGGTTTTCCAATCTGCAGTCATCGAATTTTGGTGATCACGTCTCCCCAGTGGCCTCATCTTCAGGTTCTTGGCTGACTGGAGTGGAACCTGGCGTGGTCTTCTCCCGCAGTAGTCCATTTGGCTTGTCTTTAACTGACCAGCAGAGGAGGGGATCTCCTCTATATCCGGGTTCCTTCCGATATTTTGTCAGACGGGAGTTCACCCCTGAgtgtttcaaaaaaacaaaacaaaacaaaaaaaaaaaacactttttataaACCTCAGTGGATTTTTGGGGGCTTGCCTAGTTGTCCTATTATGAaacatctttgtgacagtgtctctgtgaaaCGCATTATATTCGTAATGTTGAATCGAATTGATATTACCCACAGTGCACTATTTAGCAGTAGATACAAAACACTCTCCGTTAGCATTCTGCTAAAATTACACAATAACTGATAACTGGTAGATTTTGGAACTTGTGGAGGTGGCTCCCTAATAACTGTGATGCAGCAGCGTTGGAGAGCGGGTGTGATGCGATCGCAGTGGGCACGCAGCACAAGAATAACCCGTCTTCTGACGACACCGTCGGCCGCGCGCTCTCTGAAACCGAAACCGTTACGAACGAAATCGAGATTTAAACGAAGAGCGCGCGTCTGCTGATTACAGCGAAACCGTGACCTACCGACGGAGACGCACAAAAGGGAAGACGGGCGGGGCGGACTGAATTCAGAGCAGGCCAGGACCGGTTCTCGTCCTGTGAGGAAGTGGGGAGCGTTGAGAGAGGAGCTGCGGTCTGCTGACGAGCGGCTGGCTCCCGCTTACCCAActcagcctgtttttttttttagagaaacaGTCAATCCGTTGATACGCTCAACACGAATTTAAACCTGTTATGCTGCTCACTGCAGTTTAGGTACCGTTCTGTTGGTTTCGTTTTGCTGCTGCTTAGGACGTTTGCTCCTGTCACATCCAGTTGATTTCAGACGCAAACCTGACGCGGGTtggcagaggagaggagcgtATTCCTGGTTTTTGAACCAGTGGAAAGCGTGGCTCCGTTCCCGTTGAACGCTCGCCTGTTTGCGTCCGTTTGCCGAAAAACGAAGAGAATCGCTCTTTTTGTAACAATGAGCTCGGCGAGGCGTAATTGCGTGAGCCGCTCCCGGGTTCATTCGCTCAGTTCATGTCGTCACTCTGAGGTTCTCTAGGTGTGTTCTGTCGTGCTGTGCCGTGCGTATGGCACGCCCCGGTCTGTGACTGCTCGGTTCTGTCACAGTCCCCCCAACATACCCACAGCTGGGCTCTGGTGTGGGGTATTATGTGAGATAAAAGGTGGGATGCGTTAAATCTCTGCGGCGGACGGCGTTTCCTGTTTGAATACGGCGAGTCATCGGTTTTTTTTAAGTCCACTGTGGATGATGCTGACTCgtttgaaaagaaagaaaagtctGCTGTTTATGGAGTTTGGCACCGGCTCCTCCGCTTTTACCGGAGAAGCAGTCTCCAGAATCTATAATCAATAGGTTTGTCGTAATGGCTGTGTATTGCTGGTGGTTGCAAACCAACTCGGTAGGTTCTTATGCcattcttccttttttattggAATAGCAGGCACTGCGTATTGAAGATTTTCTTCCGTGTGTGCGTTTGGAACGGATCCATGCGACACTTGGGACCCGTCTTGATAATGCTGGATACCAGCAGTAGAAGGGTGCTAGACGCTATTAGACGGTCAGGGCGGCCCTGTTCTCCTTGGCCGGCGTTCCGAAGGCACGCTCTGTCTCCTCGCTCGGGGCCCGCGGCGCGGTAGCTTAGCCTGCGCTTTCCTCCCCGCAGTCATGGCCGACTGCCCCCACACGATCGGCGTGGAGTTCGGCACCCGGATCATCGAGGTGAGCGGCCAGAAGATCAAGCTGCAGATCTGGGACACCGCCGGGCAGGAGCGCTTCCGCGCCGTCACGCGCAGCTACTACCGGGGCGCCGCCGGCGCGCTCATGGTCTATGACATCACCAGGTACCCGCCCACCCCGTCATTAGTCACGCAGTCAAGCCACTCCCCTCAGTCTGTTGCTCACCTGTTGTAGTGATTCAGCTTGGCGAAACCCCAGAATGGGTGGAGGCTCCATGTATTATCAAGGACTTGGTCTACGGCGAGCCAAGGCATTTGATTGGTTTGTACAAATCAATGATTAACCATGCATTGTAGCTCCACCCCAGTATTGGTTTAATGAAGCCTCAATTCACCCCATTTCACAGTTGTGATGATTGACACTTCATATATACGTATGCGTGCTAATACTAAATCCATACTAACACTCGATGTGATGCTTGAATTTTTTATGTGCGCGAGTCATTATTTACAAAACTTTTAACTTGCAGAAGGGAATCGCATTGCGACAATGGGAACAGTCTTGTACACATCCTatcatatgtactgtattgtgaCCCTTGTATTACTGATACACAGCCCCCAATATTAGAACTGAATCTCACCTCACTGGAGCCCATGCCTGTTTCcacaaatcattttcaaattcaatcTGTGTGGAGTAGTGCATGGACTCTACTACTGTATGGAAGTTATTCTGCATTATAAAATGGTTTATTCTTGCCCTCGATGCTGCTGATAGCTGCTGATATATATGTAACAAGGCtaaatgcaatattaatatattttaatattcttgTGCTTCCCACTATCATAAGCATCATACCTACAGCATCTAAACattgtggtcattaaaaaaagtgaTATCTCATAAAGCCTTCTCAACTGTATGTCCAGATCCTgtttactgtaaatatgtgtaaTTCCACAGTAATGTCAGGGCTGCAGCTGTAGGCCTGATACTATTAGAGTGAGAGAGTAGACCTGATGCGCCAGATGAGGTTGCACATTATGAATGCATGCAGTACCACCAGATGGCAGTATTGAGTTTTGTTTGCCATTTATTGGTTACCAGAGAATAACATTCATTGAGTGCACTGAGGTTATGAGAAGGTATTCACACATCATAATCTGGCCAAGGAGATCATTGTAAAcacgcatgtatgtgcatgctgtAAGTCACGTTTGGCCCTGTGGAGGTTCTGCCTCCTGTCTCATACTGTCGTCGTAGTAACACATGTTCTGTTCCACAGGAGAAGCACTTACAACCACCTCAGCAGCTGGTTGACGGATGCACGGAATCTGACCAACCCCAACACTGTGAGTGGCCCcatcctgtgatgtcacatcacTTAGGGCCAATGAGCTGTGGAAGCAGTCAGGCAGTTGCACTCTTAGAGTCCAAACCCTGACTACTGTGGCTTTTTAGAAAAACAGTACTTATCCTGGTAATACACCCCCAGCAatagtgtctgtatgtgtgtgtatatatgtgtacatgtgtatttgtgtgtaaatgtgaggaGCACACAGGTgtgcgtgcgggcgtgtgtgcgtgcatgcgtggtgtgtgtgtgtgtgtgtgtgtgtgtgtgtgtgtgtgagagcgtagtctgtgagtatgtgtttgtgtgtgtgtatgtgtgagagagccagtatgtgtgagagagacagtctgtgagtatgtgtgtgtgtgagagagccagtctgtgagtatgtgtgtgtgtgtgtgtgagagcctgtctgtgagtgtgtgtgagtatgtgtgtgtgtgtgagagagccagtctgtgagtgtgtgtgtgtgtgagagagccagtctgtgagtgtgtgtgtgtgtgagagagcccgtctgtgagtatgtgtgtgtgagagagccagTCGAGTTGTAGGAGAgctctgtgagtatgtgtggtgGAGAGAGCCAGTCTGTGTATTGTTTGAAGcgtctgtgagtatgtgtgtgtgtggcgtgtgagATGTTGAGAGCcagtctgtgagtatgtgtgtgtgtgagagagccagtctgtgagtatgtgtgtgtgtgagagagccagtctgtgagtatgtgtgtgtgagagagccagtctgtgagtatgtgtgtgtgtgagagagccagtctgtgagtatgtgtgtgtgtgagagagccagtctgtgagtatgtgtgtgagagagtgtgagagggagagccagtctgtgagtttgtgtgtgagtatgtgtgtgtgtgagagagccagtctgtgagtatgtgtgtgtgtaggagtatCAGAGTGCCAGGGCGCGTGTTTGAGGGGTGAGGCAGGGTCAGAGGTCTGATCCTGTGGGCTGCTCTGCAGGTGATCATCCTCATAGGAAACAAGGCCGACCTGGAGGCGCAGCGAGACGTCACGTACGAGGAGGCCAAGCAGTTTGCAGAGGAGAACGGTGAGCGGCCCGCACTCTCCTGCCCTCTcactccgccccctccacccctctgctGCTCGCCTGTATCTGactcctgtcccccccccccccccacctcctcctccttccactgTGTCCCCGGTCGATGCTCACCCCTGTGCCTTCTGTGTTCCGCAGGTCTATTATTCCTGGAAGCCAGCGCAAAGACGTAAGTGGCTGACCGTGGTGCTATTTTTTTTGCGGGTTTGTGGCTCTTGAGCGAACGGTTGCAGAttagggggggg contains:
- the LOC135265177 gene encoding ras-related protein Rab-14, which translates into the protein MATAPYNYSYIFKYIIIGDMGVGKSCLLHQFTEKKFMADCPHTIGVEFGTRIIEVSGQKIKLQIWDTAGQERFRAVTRSYYRGAAGALMVYDITRRSTYNHLSSWLTDARNLTNPNTVIILIGNKADLEAQRDVTYEEAKQFAEENGLLFLEASAKTGENVEDAFLEAAKKIYQNIQDGSLDLNAAESGVQHKPSAPQGGRLTSEPQPQREGCGC